A genomic window from Spirochaetota bacterium includes:
- a CDS encoding DUF364 domain-containing protein has translation MEELKRRIIDIVKEYKINDGIVKIRAKVLTPEEAIGNPEHDDYPIQKGRERMVQADFDGDCGVAFTDMYGNFEGSLYGILDMELTNNYRRAIFISTINACLNRLGLIIKTMHCRDQGPVNCQKQVTGFIKEKFRNPRIFLAGFQPRLCEALSRNFEIRTTDMDIDNIGKEINSVTVESSENTDENIEWCDLIFATGTTFVNGTFRQFITEKKPTVFYGVTCAGPVHLLNLARYCPEGF, from the coding sequence ATGGAAGAACTCAAAAGAAGGATAATTGACATAGTTAAGGAATATAAAATAAATGATGGAATAGTGAAGATCAGGGCAAAAGTATTGACCCCGGAGGAGGCCATAGGAAATCCTGAGCATGATGACTATCCAATACAGAAGGGCCGGGAGAGGATGGTGCAGGCGGATTTTGACGGCGACTGCGGCGTAGCTTTTACTGATATGTACGGAAATTTTGAGGGCTCCCTGTATGGGATACTGGATATGGAACTAACTAACAATTACAGGCGAGCTATCTTTATATCAACCATCAATGCATGTCTTAACCGGCTTGGATTGATAATTAAAACCATGCATTGCAGGGATCAGGGGCCTGTAAACTGCCAGAAACAGGTGACAGGCTTTATCAAAGAGAAATTCAGAAATCCCAGAATATTCCTGGCAGGCTTCCAGCCGCGACTCTGTGAAGCACTGAGCCGTAATTTTGAAATTCGCACAACAGATATGGACATAGACAACATAGGAAAAGAGATTAACAGCGTAACAGTGGAATCTTCCGAAAATACTGATGAGAATATTGAATGGTGCGATCTGATATTTGCCACTGGCACAACCTTTGTTAACGGAACATTCAGGCAATTTATCACAGAAAAAAAGCCAACAGTATTCTATGGAGTCACCTGCGCCGGCCCTGTGCATCTACTGAATTTAGCAAGATATTGCCCTGAAGGATTCTGA
- a CDS encoding ABC transporter substrate-binding protein, with protein sequence MKIIYHTALCAILLLGTGCGHGKGSREKSIRIAVEFNTHSACAHIATQKGWYKEEGLNIVSYENYITGMALSAALAKGDIDAAYICLIPAVNAYANAGVPIKVISGIHKYGYCLAVNYKRVKRIDDLNRKDIRIGCTREGSPTDAIMQKTIMKYSLDSNGINNRVLRMNPPKLLLALKMGKLDAAFICEQFPTLAETLGFRVLLSAKDLWPDMQGSVLIARDGFLKSHPDIASRLVKVTQRAVRFINDNPEEASKIVAAELQVVGKTILPFRAASVASGLVIAPGSILKSLTLRLENTTDIDQREIQRAIDVCKELQYIKDSFNAEEIIDFRFASSLVDNKGNRQKISD encoded by the coding sequence ATGAAAATAATTTATCATACAGCTTTGTGTGCGATCCTGTTGCTTGGAACAGGCTGCGGACATGGAAAAGGATCGAGGGAAAAATCTATCAGAATAGCAGTTGAGTTTAACACGCATTCAGCATGCGCTCATATTGCAACTCAGAAGGGCTGGTATAAGGAAGAGGGATTGAACATTGTAAGTTATGAGAATTATATTACAGGCATGGCCCTTTCCGCAGCTCTGGCAAAAGGCGACATTGACGCTGCTTATATATGTCTCATTCCGGCTGTAAACGCATATGCAAATGCAGGTGTTCCAATAAAGGTCATAAGCGGGATTCATAAATATGGGTATTGCCTTGCAGTTAACTACAAAAGGGTAAAGCGAATAGATGACCTGAATAGAAAGGATATCCGCATAGGATGCACGCGCGAAGGCAGCCCGACTGATGCGATTATGCAGAAGACAATTATGAAATACTCATTAGACAGCAATGGGATAAATAACAGAGTCCTGAGGATGAATCCGCCAAAACTGCTCCTCGCCCTCAAGATGGGCAAACTTGATGCTGCTTTTATATGTGAACAATTCCCCACATTAGCAGAAACATTGGGATTCAGGGTGCTCCTGAGCGCGAAGGATCTCTGGCCGGATATGCAGGGAAGCGTTTTGATTGCGCGGGATGGTTTTTTAAAATCTCATCCGGATATTGCTTCAAGATTGGTAAAGGTAACCCAGAGGGCGGTAAGGTTTATAAATGATAATCCAGAAGAAGCATCTAAGATCGTAGCAGCAGAACTTCAGGTAGTGGGGAAAACAATACTTCCCTTTAGGGCTGCCAGTGTGGCGTCTGGATTGGTGATAGCGCCAGGATCGATATTAAAATCCTTAACCCTTAGATTGGAAAACACTACTGACATCGATCAAAGGGAGATACAAAGGGCAATAGATGTATGCAAGGAATTGCAATATATAAAGGATTCCTTTAATGCGGAAGAGATAATTGATTTCAGATTCGCTTCCTCTTTAGTGGATAACAAGGGGAATAGACAGAAGATTTCAGACTAA
- a CDS encoding ABC transporter permease produces the protein MMKKIKAAYSIFPVLVFLILWETLARFDIIPGHFFFPPFTAVLQEFYHLTANGVLVDNFLSSLIRVVIGLICGAICGITIGILMGYEENIHRITHPILSLFYPIPALGWLPLLMLWFGIGEMLPIMIIFICSFFPILYNTITGIKNVDRDYIKAAQCLGASEWKVLYTVVIPLALPNIFTGLRLEAGMAWRVIIAAEMVAIPTGIGALLMRAESLLRIDIIIVCLIVLAVMCLAFEKFFIYAEYKLTHHWRQYAQY, from the coding sequence ATGATGAAAAAAATAAAGGCGGCATACAGCATATTCCCTGTGTTGGTCTTTTTAATACTATGGGAAACCTTAGCCAGGTTTGATATCATTCCAGGGCATTTCTTCTTCCCCCCCTTTACTGCTGTGCTTCAGGAGTTTTATCATCTTACTGCCAATGGGGTTCTGGTGGATAATTTCTTGAGCAGTCTGATCAGGGTAGTTATCGGCCTTATCTGCGGCGCCATTTGCGGCATAACCATAGGCATCCTTATGGGGTATGAGGAAAATATTCACAGAATAACACATCCCATCTTAAGTCTATTCTATCCTATACCTGCCCTTGGATGGCTGCCTCTCTTGATGCTGTGGTTCGGTATAGGCGAGATGCTGCCCATTATGATTATATTTATCTGCTCATTTTTTCCAATCCTCTATAATACTATTACAGGCATAAAAAATGTGGACAGGGATTATATCAAAGCAGCGCAGTGCCTTGGAGCCTCTGAATGGAAGGTCTTATATACAGTTGTAATACCTCTGGCTCTGCCCAATATCTTTACAGGATTAAGATTAGAGGCAGGCATGGCATGGAGGGTGATAATAGCTGCAGAGATGGTTGCGATCCCAACCGGCATAGGGGCGCTTTTGATGAGAGCTGAGAGCCTGCTTAGAATCGATATTATTATAGTATGCTTGATAGTTCTGGCTGTAATGTGCCTTGCTTTTGAGAAATTTTTTATCTATGCAGAATATAAATTGACACATCACTGGAGACAATATGCCCAATATTAG
- a CDS encoding ABC transporter ATP-binding protein yields the protein MPNIRLENINNFICRDINLEIRDREFLVIWGPTGAGKTTLLNIIAGLIKYQGSVLFDSYPVDKLPVNMRSVGYLFQNLVLFPHLNVSSNIAYGLRIQGKPRNEIEARVSELLRMMEMDHLAKRFPKDLSGGEKQRVALARAIAPSPEIMLLDEPLNSLDYNTAGYLMNEIHRIHKEMGTTTVYITHCYEEAFSLADRVVTLKRGRIIRSDLPCNVFKKVTCGQTSEGIACDCHQENNKYGLFYVESDKNCVLCHSENIEEANILEYTPEVSKL from the coding sequence ATGCCCAATATTAGATTAGAAAATATTAATAATTTTATATGCCGTGATATTAATCTGGAGATTCGTGATAGGGAATTTTTGGTTATCTGGGGACCCACAGGAGCAGGTAAGACTACACTCCTTAATATTATTGCCGGGCTTATAAAGTACCAGGGTTCTGTGTTGTTTGACTCATACCCTGTTGATAAACTTCCAGTGAACATGCGAAGTGTGGGATATCTTTTCCAGAATCTAGTTTTGTTCCCTCACCTAAATGTAAGCTCAAATATAGCATATGGCCTTCGCATTCAGGGAAAGCCCAGGAATGAGATAGAGGCGCGAGTTTCAGAATTGCTCAGAATGATGGAAATGGATCATCTTGCTAAACGCTTTCCTAAGGATTTGAGCGGCGGTGAAAAACAGAGGGTTGCCCTGGCAAGGGCTATTGCTCCTTCTCCTGAGATCATGCTCCTTGACGAGCCTCTAAACAGCCTGGACTACAACACTGCAGGATATTTAATGAATGAGATCCATAGGATTCATAAAGAGATGGGGACTACAACTGTTTACATTACCCATTGCTATGAGGAGGCTTTCAGCTTAGCTGACAGGGTTGTTACATTAAAAAGAGGCAGAATCATTAGGTCTGACCTTCCCTGCAATGTATTTAAAAAAGTAACTTGCGGGCAAACCTCAGAGGGGATAGCCTGTGATTGTCATCAGGAGAACAATAAATACGGCTTGTTTTATGTTGAATCAGAT